From the Bdellovibrio reynosensis genome, one window contains:
- a CDS encoding flagellin N-terminal helical domain-containing protein — MGMRVTTNVAALNAQRNLVGSQRQINDSMAKLASGSRINKAADDAAGLAISEGLKAQIRSAAQASRNANDGISMVQTAEGGLNEIGNIVVRLRELGIQAASDTVGENERGMLNKEVQQLKSEVQRIASVTTWGTTKLLDGSSPQFDFQVGLFNNAEEDRISFNASENVATLDSLGIGGIDFSTKEGAQEALSMLDSAQTSISGTRANLGALQNRLTSTVDNLGVAQENMSAANSRIRDTDVAQASSEMTRNNILLQAGTSTLAQANASNQLALKLIG, encoded by the coding sequence ATGGGAATGAGAGTAACAACAAACGTAGCAGCACTTAACGCACAAAGAAACCTAGTTGGTTCACAAAGACAAATCAACGATTCTATGGCGAAACTTGCTTCTGGTAGCCGTATCAATAAAGCAGCTGACGACGCAGCTGGTTTGGCGATCTCTGAAGGCTTGAAAGCTCAAATCCGCTCTGCGGCTCAAGCTTCAAGAAATGCGAACGATGGTATTTCAATGGTTCAAACTGCTGAGGGTGGCTTGAACGAAATCGGTAACATCGTAGTTCGTCTTCGTGAGTTGGGTATCCAGGCTGCTTCTGATACAGTTGGTGAAAACGAGCGTGGCATGTTGAATAAAGAGGTTCAGCAATTGAAATCTGAAGTTCAACGTATCGCTTCTGTTACTACATGGGGTACTACTAAATTGTTGGATGGTTCTTCTCCACAATTTGATTTCCAAGTTGGTTTGTTCAATAACGCTGAAGAAGATCGTATCTCTTTCAACGCTTCTGAGAACGTAGCTACTTTGGATTCTTTGGGAATTGGCGGTATTGACTTCTCTACTAAAGAGGGAGCTCAAGAAGCTTTGAGCATGTTAGACAGCGCTCAAACTTCAATCTCTGGTACTCGCGCAAACCTTGGTGCCCTTCAGAACAGATTGACTTCAACTGTAGACAACTTAGGTGTTGCTCAAGAGAACATGTCTGCTGCTAACAGCCGTATCCGTGATACTGACGTTGCACAGGCTTCTTCTGAGATGACTCGTAACAACATCTTGTTACAAGCTGGTACATCTACTTTGGCTCAAGCTAATGCTTCTAACCAACTTGCTCTTAAGTTGATTGGTTAA
- the clpB gene encoding ATP-dependent chaperone ClpB yields the protein MGNDIEKMTRKSQEAMQAAAKFAERKGSPSVEPEHVLLELVQQEEGIVPRILDKMKVPQAQFLADLRARVDKFPQVTGDNQKLFASPRLEKVFKLAEDEVQQWGDSFISTEHFFMAMVKSNDSELGAIFKKYKISADSVKLALEEIRGSQKVTDEDPENKYEVLNKYGRDLTALAAEGKLDPVIGRDEEIRRVMQVLSRRTKNNPVLIGEPGVGKTAIAEGMALRIIKHDVPDNLVNKKLISLDMGALIAGAKYRGEFEDRLKAVIKEVINSDGKVILFIDELHTLIGAGKTEGAMDAGQLLKPALARGELHCIGATTLDEYRKYIEKDAALERRFQQVMVEEPSVDDAITILRGLKEKYEVHHGVRITDAALVSAVKLSHRYITNRFLPDKAIDLIDEAASKLGIEARSVPEEIDQIERQMMQLRIEKEALKKEKDESSQERLTVIEKELGELNAKNQLLREQWEFEKGGIDQIKRLKSDIEDLKLAISRAERDGDLGKAAELKYGKLPESERKLKQLEERSKEQKSTEENRMLKEEVGPEDVAEVVAKWTRIPVSKMLESESQKLLNMEDALKKRVVGQDHALTTVADAIRRARAEISDPNRPIGTFMFLGPTGVGKTETVKALAEFLFDDDHAVVRIDMSEYMEKHSVSRLIGAPPGYVGYEEGGQLTEAVRRRPYSVVLLDEVEKAHNDVFNILLQVLDDGRLTDGQGRTVDFKNTVLIMTSNVGSVSILDANMSEEEKREAVQDALKERFRPEFLNRIDEVVMFNSLKEDQITGIVKVQIEQVLQRLKAKKIAIEFADSAVEFLAKKGYDPIYGARPLKRVIQTELLNPLSKEIISGKIKAGDLISVRAEGGRLVF from the coding sequence ATGGGCAATGATATTGAAAAAATGACGCGAAAAAGCCAGGAAGCTATGCAGGCCGCCGCCAAATTTGCGGAGCGCAAGGGCAGTCCTTCCGTGGAGCCTGAACACGTTCTTTTAGAACTAGTGCAACAGGAAGAGGGTATCGTTCCCCGCATTCTTGATAAAATGAAGGTACCCCAAGCTCAATTTTTAGCGGACCTTAGAGCCCGCGTAGATAAATTCCCGCAAGTCACCGGCGACAACCAAAAACTTTTCGCCAGCCCGCGCTTAGAAAAAGTTTTTAAGTTAGCTGAAGATGAAGTTCAACAGTGGGGAGATTCTTTTATTTCCACTGAGCACTTTTTCATGGCCATGGTTAAGTCCAATGACTCTGAACTTGGTGCTATTTTTAAAAAATATAAAATCTCTGCGGACTCTGTAAAACTGGCTCTTGAAGAAATCCGGGGTTCACAAAAAGTGACAGATGAAGATCCCGAAAATAAATACGAAGTTTTGAATAAATACGGTCGCGATCTGACGGCTTTAGCTGCTGAAGGAAAGCTTGATCCGGTGATAGGCCGTGATGAAGAAATTCGTCGCGTGATGCAGGTTCTTTCCCGCCGTACCAAAAATAATCCAGTGCTTATCGGTGAGCCCGGCGTAGGTAAAACTGCCATTGCCGAAGGTATGGCCTTAAGAATTATCAAGCACGACGTGCCAGACAATTTAGTAAATAAAAAATTAATCTCGTTAGATATGGGTGCTTTGATTGCTGGTGCCAAATACCGTGGTGAATTTGAAGACCGCCTGAAAGCGGTGATCAAAGAAGTCATTAACAGTGACGGCAAAGTGATTCTTTTCATCGACGAACTTCATACTTTGATTGGTGCCGGTAAAACTGAGGGCGCTATGGATGCAGGTCAGCTTCTAAAACCCGCCCTAGCGCGTGGTGAGTTGCACTGTATTGGTGCTACGACCCTAGATGAGTACCGCAAGTACATTGAAAAAGATGCGGCGTTAGAGCGTCGTTTTCAACAAGTCATGGTCGAAGAGCCAAGTGTTGATGATGCGATCACAATCTTGCGTGGATTAAAAGAAAAATATGAAGTGCATCACGGGGTGCGTATCACCGATGCAGCCTTAGTGTCGGCGGTGAAGTTGTCACATCGCTACATCACCAATCGTTTCTTGCCAGATAAAGCCATCGACTTAATCGACGAAGCCGCAAGTAAACTTGGAATTGAAGCTCGTTCAGTTCCTGAAGAGATCGATCAAATTGAACGTCAGATGATGCAGCTTCGTATTGAAAAAGAAGCTTTGAAAAAAGAAAAGGACGAATCTTCGCAAGAGCGTTTGACCGTCATTGAAAAAGAACTGGGTGAATTGAACGCCAAAAACCAATTGTTACGTGAACAATGGGAATTTGAAAAAGGCGGCATTGATCAAATCAAACGTCTGAAATCAGATATCGAAGATTTGAAACTCGCTATTTCCAGAGCGGAACGCGACGGGGACTTAGGTAAGGCAGCGGAACTAAAATACGGAAAACTTCCTGAAAGCGAAAGAAAGTTAAAACAACTTGAAGAGCGCAGTAAGGAACAAAAGTCTACAGAAGAAAACCGCATGCTAAAAGAGGAAGTCGGTCCTGAAGACGTTGCAGAGGTTGTCGCGAAGTGGACCCGAATTCCTGTTAGCAAAATGCTTGAAAGTGAATCACAAAAACTTTTAAACATGGAAGATGCTTTGAAAAAACGCGTTGTCGGTCAAGATCATGCTTTAACGACAGTAGCGGATGCTATTCGCAGAGCTCGTGCGGAAATTTCAGACCCGAATCGTCCGATCGGAACGTTTATGTTCCTAGGTCCAACCGGGGTTGGTAAAACCGAAACGGTAAAAGCTTTGGCTGAATTTTTATTCGACGATGATCATGCGGTAGTGCGTATTGATATGAGTGAGTACATGGAAAAACATTCCGTTTCTCGCTTAATCGGGGCGCCTCCGGGATACGTTGGTTATGAAGAAGGTGGTCAGTTAACTGAGGCCGTTCGCCGTCGTCCTTACAGCGTGGTGCTTTTAGACGAAGTTGAAAAAGCCCACAATGACGTATTCAATATTCTATTGCAGGTGTTGGATGATGGTCGTCTGACGGATGGGCAAGGTCGCACAGTGGACTTTAAAAACACTGTTCTTATCATGACTTCAAACGTTGGATCTGTTTCCATCCTTGATGCCAATATGTCAGAGGAGGAAAAACGCGAAGCTGTGCAGGATGCTTTGAAGGAACGCTTCCGTCCAGAATTCTTAAACCGCATCGACGAGGTCGTGATGTTCAACTCTTTAAAAGAGGATCAAATCACTGGCATCGTGAAAGTGCAAATCGAGCAAGTTCTGCAAAGATTGAAAGCGAAAAAAATCGCGATCGAATTTGCTGATTCCGCTGTCGAATTTTTGGCGAAAAAAGGTTATGACCCCATTTATGGAGCAAGACCTTTAAAACGCGTGATTCAAACAGAATTGCTTAATCCGCTTTCTAAAGAAATCATCTCGGGCAAAATCAAAGCCGGGGATTTAATTAGCGTACGTGCCGAAGGCGGCAGACTAGTATTCTAA
- a CDS encoding HNH endonuclease: MNPLSRLSNSELEANLKNLVQKERKLLHVILEHIREIDSRRLFLEKAYSSIYEYLTKELGYSGSAAMRRLEAARLIHDVPQVASRIQEGLLNLSQIGELARAIKEKEKLSGDKVSPKQKRELVEVVLGKTTQSTQHESRCLDLPLKQHDAHRLQKDESVRLELTLSKEQFEKLLRCKDLAAHILLQENGTISFPEVIEFLAGRYLDEKFKKKSSAKKLLNEEEVGEIEGRLDSANASDEKPAILTTDAAVERKSVTPKLRRLVFARDERCQFIHRNTGEKCNSAFALQVDHKIPKWNGGGNALNNLQLLCAEHNREKYRRETNLQMKR, encoded by the coding sequence ATGAATCCACTTTCGCGCCTATCAAATTCCGAACTTGAAGCGAATTTAAAGAACCTTGTGCAAAAGGAAAGAAAGCTTCTGCATGTGATTTTAGAACACATTCGCGAAATTGATTCCCGCAGACTGTTTTTAGAAAAAGCATATTCTTCCATTTATGAATACCTTACTAAAGAGCTTGGGTATTCTGGCTCAGCAGCCATGCGCCGACTTGAGGCAGCTCGTTTGATTCACGATGTACCCCAAGTAGCTAGTAGAATTCAGGAAGGCTTATTAAATCTTTCTCAAATCGGTGAGCTTGCGCGAGCAATTAAGGAAAAAGAAAAATTAAGTGGGGATAAAGTTTCGCCAAAGCAAAAGCGGGAACTGGTAGAAGTAGTACTCGGTAAAACAACGCAGTCTACACAGCATGAGTCTCGCTGCCTCGATTTGCCCCTTAAACAACACGATGCTCATCGCTTGCAAAAAGATGAATCGGTCAGACTGGAGCTTACTTTATCAAAAGAACAGTTCGAAAAACTTTTACGTTGTAAAGATTTAGCGGCGCACATCTTGTTACAAGAAAACGGCACTATAAGTTTCCCTGAAGTCATTGAGTTTTTAGCTGGACGTTATCTAGATGAAAAGTTCAAAAAAAAGTCGTCTGCAAAAAAACTCTTGAATGAGGAAGAAGTCGGGGAAATAGAAGGGAGGTTGGATTCGGCTAACGCTTCTGATGAAAAGCCAGCAATACTTACCACCGATGCGGCGGTGGAAAGAAAGTCAGTCACACCAAAACTGCGCCGATTGGTATTTGCTCGAGATGAACGCTGTCAGTTTATTCATCGTAATACAGGAGAGAAATGCAACAGTGCTTTTGCTCTTCAAGTTGATCACAAAATACCTAAATGGAACGGTGGTGGCAATGCACTAAACAATTTGCAGCTTCTTTGTGCCGAACACAACCGTGAAAAATATAGAAGAGAAACTAACCTTCAGATGAAAAGATAG
- a CDS encoding fibrinogen-like YCDxxxxGGGW domain-containing protein, protein MVRLRKIASLLLLTTLPFLLGINTLSEGYRVPKSTSMRIYVPHGGGQGSCYSIQNNHASSDLFVPTKTATEWTSFTGASKPAFIVQTICYPKSCLEIKNMMGSPSDGSYTIDSDGVGGNAQYQTYCDMTTDGGGWTRIFRHNIAGGYFASTADALTKNTSAPTGNLYSVLNKIPDFAVGGVYRFRQTWPGYTNKNIWIQSTNPLSDVVTAGVIPIKVNSITNSWGGLELSSGTHGPTSSNSLLDGSVQKTDWWYAVGTIVSYGTPAGIPADGAILGPSAGVAEVNLWIKEDNTYTTYDSCKDILDSGASIGTGLYTINPGGTGAIPVYCDMTTDGGGWTRIFVHDYAAAGVFASNAEALSVNTSDPRATKYSILSRLSGFLRNGKYELKINWPGTSSLRNWWTQTSNFTSQPAAGYVAVAIDSTSNYWGGLEYNGTPSLAEGSVGSGNWFYAIGMKEATWGTPVGIPASDTVAGSGVGVPRVELWVK, encoded by the coding sequence ATGGTACGTCTTCGTAAAATCGCCTCTTTATTACTGCTGACGACTCTTCCATTCCTCCTTGGAATCAACACCCTATCTGAAGGGTATCGAGTTCCAAAATCAACCAGCATGAGAATTTACGTTCCTCACGGTGGTGGTCAAGGGTCGTGTTATTCTATTCAGAACAATCACGCTAGCAGTGATCTTTTTGTTCCTACTAAAACAGCGACGGAGTGGACGAGCTTTACAGGAGCTTCAAAGCCAGCTTTCATCGTTCAAACAATTTGTTATCCAAAATCATGTCTTGAAATTAAAAACATGATGGGAAGTCCTAGTGATGGTTCTTACACCATCGATTCTGACGGAGTGGGTGGGAATGCCCAATACCAAACCTACTGTGATATGACCACTGATGGCGGTGGATGGACAAGAATCTTCCGTCACAATATTGCCGGCGGTTACTTTGCAAGTACAGCCGATGCGCTTACTAAAAACACCAGTGCGCCGACAGGAAACCTGTATTCAGTTTTAAATAAAATTCCTGATTTCGCCGTAGGGGGCGTGTATCGATTCCGCCAAACTTGGCCAGGCTACACGAATAAAAATATTTGGATTCAGTCGACGAACCCACTTAGTGACGTCGTAACTGCGGGGGTTATTCCAATCAAGGTGAACTCAATCACAAATAGTTGGGGTGGACTTGAATTGTCCAGCGGAACCCATGGTCCAACAAGTAGTAATTCTTTACTTGATGGTTCGGTGCAAAAAACGGATTGGTGGTACGCAGTCGGTACGATAGTTTCCTACGGAACTCCTGCGGGTATCCCTGCTGATGGCGCAATTTTAGGACCAAGTGCAGGCGTTGCGGAAGTAAATCTTTGGATAAAAGAAGACAATACTTACACCACTTACGATTCCTGCAAAGACATTCTTGATAGCGGTGCTTCCATCGGAACAGGCCTTTACACAATCAATCCCGGAGGGACTGGCGCAATTCCAGTTTACTGTGACATGACGACAGATGGTGGAGGATGGACTCGTATCTTTGTTCATGACTACGCAGCGGCCGGTGTTTTTGCAAGCAATGCGGAAGCTCTTAGTGTGAACACTTCAGATCCGCGCGCGACAAAATATTCAATCTTAAGTCGTCTTTCGGGTTTTTTAAGAAACGGAAAGTACGAACTTAAAATCAATTGGCCGGGCACCAGCAGCTTACGTAACTGGTGGACTCAGACAAGTAACTTCACCAGCCAGCCAGCGGCAGGATACGTAGCCGTAGCAATTGATTCGACTTCGAACTATTGGGGAGGGCTTGAATACAATGGCACTCCTAGTTTAGCGGAAGGTTCTGTAGGAAGCGGAAACTGGTTTTACGCAATCGGGATGAAAGAGGCCACCTGGGGAACTCCGGTTGGTATCCCTGCCTCTGACACAGTGGCCGGTTCCGGCGTAGGGGTTCCGCGAGTGGAGCTCTGGGTAAAATAA
- a CDS encoding riboflavin synthase, with protein MFSGIVESVMPIISSKELHNAYRIEIKKPSEFNDIKLGDSIACDGVCLTVEAFDEVTMTFALAAETIQVLQWNPQTWLGKKVNLERSLRFGDRIHGHLVTGHVDSLGKVTRAELLGESFFLDVKVAETVLPFVWKKGSVTLNGVSLTVNALEGDIVSVCLIPETLKRTNLGDLKPGSMINVEPDYMARAIQRSLEVRKD; from the coding sequence ATGTTTTCTGGAATCGTTGAGTCCGTGATGCCCATTATAAGCTCAAAAGAGCTGCATAATGCCTATCGTATTGAAATCAAAAAACCTAGCGAATTCAATGATATAAAGCTTGGCGACAGCATCGCTTGCGACGGCGTTTGTCTGACCGTAGAAGCCTTCGACGAAGTTACAATGACCTTTGCTTTGGCGGCCGAAACCATTCAAGTTCTGCAGTGGAATCCACAAACTTGGCTGGGTAAAAAGGTCAATCTAGAGAGATCTTTGCGTTTCGGCGATCGCATCCATGGTCATTTAGTGACGGGGCATGTCGACAGCTTAGGAAAAGTAACCCGCGCCGAACTGCTCGGGGAATCTTTTTTCTTAGACGTTAAAGTGGCTGAAACAGTTCTTCCCTTTGTGTGGAAAAAGGGCAGCGTCACCCTTAATGGAGTGAGCCTGACTGTGAACGCTCTTGAGGGCGATATCGTATCTGTTTGTTTAATTCCTGAAACTCTGAAGCGAACTAACCTTGGAGATTTAAAACCAGGATCGATGATCAACGTCGAACCTGATTATATGGCTCGAGCGATTCAGCGTTCCCTTGAAGTGAGGAAAGATTAA
- the ribB gene encoding 3,4-dihydroxy-2-butanone-4-phosphate synthase: MSFNTIPEIIDDIRAGKMVILVDDEDRENEGDLILATDHVTTQAINFMITEARGLVCLTVTAQQIERLQLPLMVRDDMNFAPNKTAFTVSIEAAEGISTGISAADRAHTLKVAANPHAKPSDIHMPGHIFPIRAQQGGVLKRAGHTEASVDLARLAGLNPAAVICEVMNPDGSMARVGDLKEFAKKHNIKIGTIVDLIAYRLANETLVEELANIPLPASFGEGLKARVFRSTVDGLEHLVIQKGEITPDQETLVRVHVDNFTRDFMAVLQRGASTVAESLKLINQQKSGAFVLLRGNNRVHGLAQEIQVLMGMDDVRPTSPIMDERDYGIGAQILREIGAHRIRLLTNKPEKKVGLKAFGIEILEIVAIENVKGHKNGN; encoded by the coding sequence ATGTCATTCAATACAATTCCTGAAATTATCGATGATATCCGCGCCGGTAAAATGGTGATCCTAGTTGATGACGAAGATCGTGAAAATGAAGGTGACCTGATTCTTGCTACGGATCACGTCACCACACAAGCCATCAATTTTATGATCACGGAAGCCCGCGGTTTAGTGTGCTTAACTGTAACTGCCCAACAAATTGAGCGCTTGCAGTTACCGCTGATGGTTCGTGATGACATGAACTTTGCGCCTAACAAAACAGCTTTCACTGTAAGTATCGAAGCGGCTGAAGGAATCTCAACAGGTATTTCTGCTGCAGATCGTGCGCACACTTTAAAAGTGGCTGCGAATCCCCACGCGAAACCTTCTGATATTCACATGCCAGGACATATTTTCCCAATCCGTGCTCAACAAGGCGGAGTCCTAAAGCGCGCGGGTCACACTGAAGCGAGCGTCGACTTAGCTCGTCTTGCGGGACTTAATCCTGCCGCAGTTATTTGTGAAGTAATGAACCCAGATGGTTCAATGGCTCGCGTGGGTGATCTTAAAGAATTCGCAAAAAAACATAATATCAAGATTGGCACAATCGTTGATTTGATCGCTTACCGTTTGGCGAATGAAACATTGGTGGAAGAGCTTGCGAACATTCCGTTGCCAGCGTCTTTCGGTGAAGGTTTAAAGGCGCGCGTATTCCGCAGCACTGTTGACGGACTAGAGCACTTGGTAATTCAAAAAGGCGAGATCACCCCGGACCAGGAAACTTTGGTGCGCGTGCATGTCGATAATTTCACCCGTGACTTTATGGCTGTGTTGCAAAGAGGTGCTTCAACCGTTGCAGAAAGCTTAAAGCTTATCAACCAACAAAAAAGCGGAGCTTTCGTTTTACTTCGCGGTAACAACCGCGTTCACGGATTAGCGCAAGAAATCCAAGTTCTAATGGGCATGGATGATGTAAGACCGACGTCTCCGATTATGGATGAACGTGATTACGGTATCGGCGCGCAAATCCTGCGCGAAATTGGTGCCCACAGAATTCGTCTATTGACGAATAAGCCAGAGAAAAAAGTGGGCTTAAAAGCTTTCGGTATTGAGATTTTAGAAATCGTGGCAATTGAGAATGTAAAGGGGCACAAAAATGGCAATTAG
- the ribH gene encoding 6,7-dimethyl-8-ribityllumazine synthase, with translation MAIRIGVVTARWNNEVTEKLEEGAISYLESCEGVEIFAALVPGAVEIPLAVQAFFDAGCDGVVALGAVIRGETSHYDYVCNSVTDGLTRLMLDYKKPVGFGVLTTESDEQALDRAGGKHGNKGAEAAQVVMEMIGLNQEIGAALRTAAMMAKQKPVKAAKAANKTQKKKKKARK, from the coding sequence ATGGCAATTAGAATTGGCGTAGTCACAGCTCGTTGGAATAACGAAGTTACTGAAAAACTTGAAGAGGGAGCGATCAGCTATCTTGAGTCTTGTGAAGGCGTTGAAATCTTTGCAGCCCTAGTTCCGGGTGCAGTGGAAATCCCATTGGCAGTTCAAGCATTCTTTGATGCTGGCTGTGATGGAGTGGTTGCATTGGGTGCTGTTATCCGTGGTGAGACTTCTCACTATGATTACGTTTGCAACTCGGTGACGGATGGTTTGACTCGTCTTATGCTTGATTACAAAAAGCCTGTGGGTTTTGGTGTATTAACGACTGAAAGTGACGAACAAGCTTTGGACCGCGCCGGGGGCAAGCATGGCAACAAAGGTGCAGAAGCTGCGCAAGTTGTTATGGAGATGATCGGCCTTAATCAAGAAATCGGAGCGGCTTTAAGAACCGCTGCGATGATGGCAAAGCAAAAGCCAGTCAAGGCCGCGAAAGCTGCAAATAAAACACAAAAAAAGAAGAAAAAAGCTAGAAAGTAA
- a CDS encoding sensor histidine kinase gives MENTPPLKDDFVPADDQEFRKRRREIFLVLVVSFLFGLLTWFEIRLFATSQQLPFVHSIFFFGLVNFNIILLLLLLFMIFRNVVKVFVERQGKVFGSSLKAKLIAAFVTFSFVPTVLMFIISVFYINSSFDKWFSAKMAGVLKSSIEVTNAYYFNAKKKNYHFAHQIADAVRPLNNQAEIKNRVTRLRKEFSLDSVEYYPSLFGKRVVVSAEDETVPTVPPVSLEFLQKGIKLQAEASIIHQFGDGNLVRVIVPVQEGNEKGAIVVSSFLPLSLITKMNDISTAYDEFRDINPLEYPLKSIYLYILVLMTFVILLAATWFGFYLAKQLSIPIVQLGRATRRVAGGDYTPLQIQAGSEEINDLITSFNSMTVTLEKTLQELDQHARYTDTVLRNVSAGVISVDEHGIVTTINRHAAQLLKIDPEKFIGKSVRELLTLEYFRTFAELQKTMVDHKIESIQKEMRLNVQGEAVPLMMNLSLLKDEKGQEIGKILVFDDMTPIVNAQRAAAWTEVARRIAHEIKNPLTPIKLSAERLQRKFGTSITDPAFSECTTMIVKQVDGLKNLVNEFSNFARLPQARPVVANLNGVVDESLRLYRQAHPNIRFDFAKDEELPDFKFDPEQIQRVLVNLVDNSVSAVAKEQQPAVKIMTQYDRDIKTVRLTVADNGEGIPAADRSRIFEPYYSTKDGGTGLGLAIVKRIIEDHSGFIRATANEPRGVKMVIEMPVNEVDAWKPAGE, from the coding sequence ATGGAAAATACACCGCCTTTAAAAGATGATTTTGTTCCTGCCGATGATCAGGAATTCAGAAAACGACGCCGTGAGATCTTTTTGGTTCTTGTGGTGTCGTTTTTGTTTGGATTATTAACCTGGTTTGAAATCAGGCTTTTTGCGACTAGCCAACAGCTTCCTTTTGTTCACAGTATCTTTTTCTTCGGTCTTGTAAATTTCAATATCATTCTTTTGTTATTGCTTCTGTTTATGATCTTCCGCAACGTCGTGAAGGTTTTCGTAGAACGCCAAGGGAAAGTCTTTGGTAGCAGTCTTAAAGCAAAACTGATCGCCGCGTTTGTCACTTTCAGTTTCGTTCCCACGGTATTGATGTTCATCATTTCGGTGTTTTACATCAACTCCAGTTTTGATAAGTGGTTCAGTGCGAAGATGGCAGGGGTTTTAAAAAGCTCCATTGAAGTTACCAATGCTTATTACTTCAATGCGAAGAAAAAGAATTATCACTTCGCCCATCAGATTGCGGATGCGGTAAGACCTTTAAACAATCAGGCGGAAATAAAAAATCGTGTTACACGACTTCGTAAAGAATTTAGCTTAGATTCAGTTGAATACTATCCATCGCTGTTCGGAAAACGCGTGGTGGTTTCTGCTGAAGATGAAACAGTGCCAACAGTTCCGCCAGTTAGCTTAGAGTTCTTGCAAAAAGGAATTAAGTTGCAAGCTGAGGCCAGTATCATCCATCAATTCGGTGATGGTAACCTGGTTCGAGTTATCGTTCCGGTTCAAGAGGGTAACGAAAAAGGCGCCATCGTCGTATCAAGCTTCCTGCCGTTGTCACTCATCACCAAGATGAATGATATCTCAACAGCCTACGATGAATTCCGCGACATCAATCCGCTCGAGTATCCGTTAAAGTCGATTTATCTTTATATTCTGGTTTTGATGACTTTCGTGATCTTGTTAGCAGCGACGTGGTTTGGATTCTATCTAGCTAAACAGCTTTCAATTCCCATCGTGCAGTTAGGTCGCGCCACCAGACGGGTCGCAGGCGGGGATTATACTCCATTGCAGATTCAAGCGGGTTCTGAAGAAATCAATGATTTGATTACAAGTTTTAACTCCATGACCGTCACCTTGGAAAAAACATTGCAAGAGCTGGATCAACACGCCCGCTATACTGACACTGTTCTTCGTAACGTCAGTGCTGGCGTTATTTCGGTCGATGAACACGGGATTGTCACCACTATTAATCGTCACGCGGCTCAGTTATTAAAAATTGACCCTGAAAAATTCATCGGTAAGTCCGTGCGTGAACTTCTGACCTTGGAATACTTCAGAACTTTTGCAGAGTTGCAAAAGACCATGGTTGATCACAAGATCGAAAGTATTCAAAAAGAAATGCGCCTAAACGTTCAAGGTGAGGCCGTGCCTTTAATGATGAATCTTTCTTTGCTGAAGGATGAAAAAGGCCAAGAGATCGGTAAGATCTTGGTGTTCGACGATATGACTCCGATCGTGAATGCCCAACGTGCGGCAGCTTGGACTGAGGTGGCTCGTCGTATTGCCCATGAAATTAAAAATCCTTTAACACCCATTAAACTTTCTGCAGAACGGCTGCAAAGAAAGTTCGGTACAAGCATCACGGATCCGGCATTCAGTGAATGTACGACGATGATAGTAAAACAAGTGGATGGATTAAAAAATCTAGTGAACGAGTTCAGCAACTTTGCGCGCTTACCGCAAGCTCGCCCGGTGGTTGCAAATCTTAACGGTGTGGTTGATGAATCATTACGTCTTTATCGCCAAGCCCACCCGAACATCCGCTTTGATTTTGCCAAAGATGAAGAGCTTCCTGATTTCAAATTTGACCCCGAACAAATCCAACGGGTTTTAGTAAATCTTGTGGATAACTCGGTGTCTGCTGTGGCTAAAGAGCAACAACCGGCCGTGAAAATCATGACTCAGTACGACAGAGACATCAAAACCGTGCGCCTGACGGTGGCTGATAATGGGGAAGGTATCCCTGCGGCGGATAGAAGTCGTATTTTTGAGCCATACTACTCTACAAAAGATGGCGGAACTGGGCTAGGCTTAGCGATCGTTAAACGGATCATTGAAGATCACAGTGGTTTTATCCGCGCCACCGCCAACGAACCTAGAGGCGTAAAAATGGTCATCGAAATGCCAGTGAACGAAGTCGATGCGTGGAAACCCGCAGGTGAATAG